A part of Salipiger abyssi genomic DNA contains:
- a CDS encoding RSP_7527 family protein yields MTSEYTDAATAQLVRAAKLERSQAVASALRGFGQSVRALFKRAPFGKSQHI; encoded by the coding sequence ATGACGTCCGAATATACCGATGCTGCAACTGCACAACTGGTGCGCGCCGCCAAACTCGAACGCAGCCAGGCTGTCGCCTCGGCCCTGCGTGGTTTTGGCCAGTCGGTCCGCGCCCTGTTCAAGCGCGCACCGTTCGGGAAATCCCAGCACATCTGA
- a CDS encoding carboxymuconolactone decarboxylase family protein has protein sequence MADRNSNAGIYEAVPQFGRLRDEVLYNDVWKQPELSPRDRSLVTCAVLAALGKNEELRHHMGVAVENGVTADELRGLVVQVAFYGGWPCGVNAAKAGMPIFEKETG, from the coding sequence ATGGCAGATCGGAACAGCAATGCGGGGATCTACGAAGCGGTGCCGCAATTCGGGCGGCTGCGCGACGAGGTGCTTTATAACGATGTCTGGAAACAGCCCGAGCTCAGCCCTCGCGACCGCAGCCTTGTGACCTGCGCGGTGCTGGCGGCGCTCGGCAAGAACGAGGAGCTGCGCCATCACATGGGCGTCGCGGTCGAAAACGGCGTCACCGCCGACGAGCTGCGCGGGCTCGTGGTGCAGGTGGCCTTCTACGGCGGCTGGCCCTGCGGTGTGAACGCGGCCAAGGCCGGGATGCCGATTTTCGAAAAAGAGACCGGCTGA
- a CDS encoding aldehyde dehydrogenase family protein gives MRHYGKFYIDGAWVDPIESRPFELVNPATEEVYATVALGSPADVDRAVAAARRVFPSFSEMTKAERIELLETIIGVYQKREDDIMAALTEEMGAPVSLRAQVGAGLASMKQAVTSLRDYEFEVQEGINIIRHEPIGVAGLITPWNWPVQLACNKLSSAFAAGCPVVLKPSEFTPVSSLLLAEVADEAGVPAGAFNLVNGDGPGVGNAISAHEDIDVVSFTGSTRAGVLVAAAAAPSVKRVAQELGGKSANIILPDADLKAAADYNVKRGYSNSGQSCHSPTRILVQEDHLEEVLGYLADAVATLKVGDPNDPETTHGPVVNRAQYERIQGYIQSAIDEGARLVCGGPGRPEGLDKGFYIQPTIFSVTTENTIANEEIFGMVTSVITYKTVEEAIAIANDTSYGLGGYVFGKDRERALDVCRKIRAGRVFYDGAAANTAAPMGGYKKSGNGREMGAYGMEEYLEVKAIIGF, from the coding sequence ATGAGACATTACGGAAAATTCTATATCGACGGCGCCTGGGTCGACCCGATCGAGAGCCGCCCCTTCGAGCTGGTGAACCCGGCGACCGAAGAGGTCTATGCCACCGTGGCGCTCGGCTCGCCGGCGGATGTCGACCGCGCGGTCGCCGCCGCGCGCCGGGTGTTCCCGAGCTTCAGCGAGATGACCAAGGCCGAGCGGATCGAGCTGCTGGAGACCATCATCGGGGTCTATCAGAAGCGCGAAGACGACATCATGGCGGCGCTCACCGAAGAGATGGGCGCGCCGGTCTCGCTCCGGGCGCAGGTGGGCGCGGGGCTCGCCTCTATGAAACAGGCGGTGACCTCGCTCAGGGATTACGAGTTCGAGGTGCAGGAGGGCATCAATATCATCCGCCACGAGCCCATCGGCGTGGCCGGCCTCATCACGCCATGGAACTGGCCGGTGCAGCTTGCCTGCAACAAGCTCTCCTCGGCCTTTGCCGCCGGTTGCCCGGTGGTGCTGAAACCCTCGGAATTCACCCCCGTCAGCTCGCTGTTGCTGGCCGAGGTGGCGGACGAGGCGGGGGTGCCCGCCGGGGCCTTCAATCTGGTGAACGGCGACGGGCCCGGCGTCGGCAACGCGATCTCGGCGCATGAGGATATCGACGTGGTGTCCTTCACCGGCTCGACCCGCGCGGGCGTTCTGGTGGCGGCGGCGGCGGCGCCCTCGGTCAAGCGCGTGGCGCAGGAGCTGGGCGGCAAATCGGCCAATATCATCCTGCCCGATGCCGATCTGAAGGCGGCGGCGGATTACAACGTCAAACGCGGCTATTCCAATAGCGGCCAGTCCTGCCATTCGCCGACGCGGATCCTGGTGCAAGAGGATCATCTCGAAGAGGTGCTGGGCTATCTCGCCGACGCGGTGGCGACGCTGAAAGTGGGCGATCCCAACGACCCGGAGACGACCCATGGCCCGGTGGTGAACCGCGCGCAATACGAGCGCATCCAGGGCTATATCCAGTCGGCCATCGACGAGGGCGCGCGGCTGGTCTGCGGCGGTCCGGGCCGCCCCGAGGGGCTCGACAAGGGGTTCTATATCCAGCCGACGATCTTTTCGGTGACCACCGAGAACACCATCGCCAATGAAGAGATCTTTGGCATGGTCACCTCGGTCATCACCTACAAGACCGTGGAAGAGGCCATCGCCATCGCCAATGACACCAGCTACGGGCTGGGCGGCTATGTCTTCGGCAAGGACCGCGAGCGCGCGCTCGATGTCTGCCGCAAGATCCGTGCGGGCCGGGTGTTCTATGACGGCGCGGCGGCGAATACGGCGGCGCCGATGGGCGGCTACAAGAAATCCGGCAATGGCCGCGAGATGGGCGCCTACGGGATGGAGGAATATCTCGAGGTCAAGGCGATCATCGGGTTCTGA
- a CDS encoding zinc-dependent alcohol dehydrogenase family protein — protein sequence MKGVVILGQGELEIREFPDPEPGPDEIVITMKASGMCGTDLHHLREPCRRTEDKIFIEGHEPCGVVSAVGEAVHPQEASVGDRVMIHHYDGCRVCQYCRSGWTQLCPNAKVIYGGPNGHGAHAQFMKVPAHTAIQMPDGLSFKAGAAISCGAGTAYGAVKRVDLCGDDTVAIFGQGPVGLAATILAKEFGARVIALDIGEERLQMAKNFGADFTVNPLKEDPVEAIRALTIRGEGATKSLECSSNPDARRQAIQCVKRWGTACMVGAYGDISFSTQEIIQLQKTVLGSLTFSKNMMDDCAQWVVQRGIDLEKLFTHEFRLDQAHEAYELFDQQKIGKGVFVFD from the coding sequence ATGAAGGGCGTTGTCATTTTGGGGCAGGGCGAGCTGGAGATCCGGGAGTTTCCCGATCCCGAGCCGGGGCCGGACGAGATCGTCATCACCATGAAGGCCTCGGGCATGTGCGGCACCGACCTGCACCACCTGCGCGAGCCCTGCCGGCGGACCGAGGACAAGATCTTTATCGAGGGGCACGAACCCTGCGGCGTGGTCTCGGCGGTGGGCGAGGCGGTGCATCCGCAGGAGGCGAGCGTCGGCGACCGGGTGATGATCCACCATTACGACGGCTGCCGGGTCTGCCAGTATTGCCGCTCGGGCTGGACCCAGCTTTGCCCCAACGCCAAGGTGATCTATGGCGGGCCGAACGGCCACGGCGCGCATGCGCAGTTCATGAAGGTGCCGGCGCATACGGCGATCCAGATGCCGGACGGGCTGTCCTTCAAGGCCGGCGCGGCGATTTCCTGCGGGGCAGGCACGGCCTATGGCGCGGTGAAGCGCGTGGATCTCTGCGGCGACGACACGGTTGCGATTTTCGGGCAGGGGCCGGTGGGGCTTGCCGCGACGATCCTTGCCAAGGAATTCGGCGCGCGGGTGATCGCGCTGGATATCGGCGAGGAACGCTTGCAGATGGCGAAGAATTTCGGCGCCGATTTCACCGTCAACCCGCTCAAGGAAGACCCGGTAGAGGCGATCCGCGCGCTGACCATTCGGGGCGAGGGCGCGACGAAATCCCTCGAATGCAGCTCCAACCCGGATGCACGGCGGCAGGCCATTCAATGCGTCAAGCGCTGGGGCACCGCCTGCATGGTCGGCGCCTATGGCGATATCTCCTTCAGCACGCAGGAGATCATCCAGCTTCAGAAAACCGTGCTGGGCTCGCTGACCTTCTCCAAGAACATGATGGACGACTGCGCCCAATGGGTGGTGCAGCGCGGCATCGACCTCGAAAAGCTCTTTACCCATGAATTCCGGCTCGATCAGGCGCATGAGGCCTATGAGCTGTTCGACCAGCAAAAGATCGGCAAGGGCGTGTTCGTCTTCGACTGA